In Nitrospira sp., a single genomic region encodes these proteins:
- the prcB gene encoding proteasome subunit beta, with the protein MKLPFLPNHDDSSFFDFLTAQHPDLTPGVRAAAMTPAGVDLSRQAGSVTVPQATTVLGLKYQGGVVIAGDRRATEGFQIAERRIEKVFKIDDYSAMAIAGAAGPCVEMAKLFQTELEHYEKLEGVQLSCEGKANKLGQMVKANLPMVFQGLVVMPLYVGYDLKRAEGRIFKYDLAGGRYEESDYHAIGSGGKDARNAMREHFRKGMSEQEGLKLALLALYNAADDDVGTGGPDLVRGIYPTAKIVNATGITDVPEEQIRGIYEEMLAARRAKER; encoded by the coding sequence ATGAAGCTGCCGTTTCTCCCCAACCACGACGACTCCAGCTTTTTCGATTTCCTCACCGCGCAACACCCCGATCTTACTCCCGGGGTCCGGGCTGCGGCGATGACGCCCGCCGGGGTCGATCTCTCGAGGCAGGCCGGGTCCGTGACCGTGCCGCAGGCCACCACCGTGCTCGGCCTCAAGTATCAGGGGGGGGTCGTGATCGCCGGAGACCGCCGCGCGACCGAGGGCTTCCAGATCGCCGAGCGACGTATCGAAAAGGTCTTCAAGATCGACGACTACTCGGCCATGGCCATTGCGGGCGCCGCGGGGCCCTGCGTCGAAATGGCCAAGCTCTTTCAGACCGAGCTGGAACATTATGAGAAGCTGGAAGGCGTGCAGCTGTCCTGCGAAGGCAAAGCCAACAAGCTCGGGCAGATGGTGAAAGCCAACCTGCCCATGGTCTTTCAGGGCTTGGTGGTGATGCCGCTCTACGTCGGCTACGATCTGAAGCGCGCCGAGGGCCGGATTTTCAAGTACGACTTGGCCGGCGGTCGGTATGAGGAATCGGACTATCACGCCATCGGCTCCGGCGGGAAGGATGCGCGCAACGCCATGCGGGAGCATTTCCGCAAGGGGATGTCCGAGCAAGAGGGGCTCAAGCTGGCGTTGCTGGCCCTCTACAACGCGGCCGACGACGACGTCGGCACCGGCGGACCCGACCTGGTCCGCGGCATCTATCCCACCGCCAAGATCGTGAACGCCACCGGCATCACCGACGTGCCCGAGGAGCAGATCCGCGGGATCTACGAAGAGATGCTGGCCGCGCGCCGGGCGAAGGAGCGCTGA
- the prcA gene encoding proteasome subunit alpha, producing MPYYVSPEQMMQDKAEYARKGIARGRSIIAMEYVNGILLAADNPSASLHKISEIYDNIAFAGAGKYSEFENLRKAGIRHADLKGFMYSREDVTARSLANGYSQSLGTIFSQELKPLEVEILVVQIGNNGHSNEMYRISFDGSIIDERLYAVIGGKSDAVQALLKDKLPAQLPDLKAALALCVSSLDPTGNQKLSPESLEVAVLDRTRDSRKFRRFTPAETKQLLA from the coding sequence ATGCCCTATTACGTGTCGCCCGAACAGATGATGCAGGACAAGGCGGAGTATGCCCGCAAGGGCATCGCCCGCGGCCGGTCCATCATCGCCATGGAATACGTCAACGGCATCCTATTGGCCGCCGACAATCCCAGCGCCTCCCTCCACAAGATCTCCGAGATTTACGACAACATCGCCTTCGCGGGCGCGGGCAAGTACAGCGAGTTCGAGAACCTCAGGAAGGCCGGCATCCGGCACGCCGATCTGAAGGGGTTCATGTACAGCCGCGAGGACGTGACCGCTCGCTCGCTCGCCAACGGCTATTCCCAGAGCCTGGGCACCATCTTCAGCCAAGAGCTCAAGCCGCTCGAGGTGGAGATCCTGGTCGTGCAGATCGGCAACAACGGCCACTCCAACGAGATGTACCGCATCTCCTTCGACGGCAGCATCATCGACGAGCGTCTCTACGCGGTCATCGGCGGCAAGTCCGACGCCGTGCAGGCCTTGCTCAAAGACAAGCTGCCCGCGCAGCTCCCCGATCTCAAGGCCGCGCTCGCGCTCTGTGTCTCCTCCCTCGACCCGACCGGAAACCAGAAGCTGTCCCCGGAGAGCTTGGAGGTCGCGGTCCTCGATCGCACAAGGGACAGCAGAAAATTCCGCCGCTTCACGCCGGCCGAAACCAAACAGTTGCTGGCCTGA
- the pafA gene encoding Pup--protein ligase — translation MRAPQQPTATAGDGAAGGYWEEPDLMMSPGPMKQRIFGLENEYGLIFSPNGRIYLPMEKVLGYIFEGLIPNSWPSNAFLVNGARFYQDTGCHPEYSTPECDNILDLVVHDKAGERLLEACLPAAEERLREEGLSGEIYIFKNNTDSLGNTYGCHENFLMRRDVDFWKVTEQLIPFFVTRQIYSGAGKVLKVSGKPQYFISQRAQHIHEKTSSSTTSSRSIINTRDEPHADAERYRRLHIIVGDSNMSELVTFLKVGTATLVLSMIEEGYTVHGMELEDPVKAIREISRDPTVKRKVKLDDGRQLTAVEIQRVYLERAQEYLEQQDHDPILDDVWKRWGAILDKLEEDPWQLVREIDWVTKRHLIQSYIDKKGCGWDDPRVFLLDLQFHDVKRTRGLYYLMESRGLVERVVEEDAVQRAMSTPPQTTRAKVRGDFIRFARAKNRSYTVDWTYLKLNGYWEETILCMDPFSAVNRRVDELVAQVSGLRFYR, via the coding sequence ATGAGAGCGCCGCAACAGCCCACCGCCACGGCGGGCGACGGAGCAGCCGGCGGCTACTGGGAGGAACCGGACTTGATGATGTCCCCCGGTCCCATGAAGCAGCGGATCTTCGGCCTGGAGAACGAGTATGGGCTCATCTTCTCGCCCAACGGCAGGATATATCTGCCCATGGAGAAGGTACTCGGCTATATCTTCGAAGGGTTGATTCCTAACAGTTGGCCCTCCAACGCCTTCCTCGTCAACGGCGCGCGGTTCTACCAGGACACCGGCTGCCACCCCGAGTATTCCACTCCGGAATGCGACAACATCCTCGACCTCGTCGTCCACGACAAGGCCGGCGAGCGCTTGCTGGAAGCCTGCCTCCCGGCGGCCGAGGAGCGGCTGCGTGAAGAAGGGCTGTCGGGCGAGATCTACATCTTCAAAAACAACACCGACTCGCTGGGCAACACGTACGGATGCCACGAGAATTTTCTCATGCGCCGCGACGTCGACTTCTGGAAGGTCACCGAGCAGCTCATCCCGTTCTTCGTGACCAGGCAGATCTACAGCGGCGCCGGCAAGGTGCTGAAGGTGTCGGGCAAGCCGCAGTACTTCATCTCGCAACGCGCACAGCACATCCACGAGAAGACGTCTTCCTCCACCACGTCGTCACGGAGCATCATCAACACCCGGGACGAACCCCACGCCGACGCGGAGCGCTACCGCCGGCTCCACATCATCGTGGGAGACTCCAACATGTCGGAATTGGTCACCTTCCTCAAGGTGGGCACGGCCACGCTGGTGCTCTCGATGATCGAGGAGGGCTATACGGTGCACGGCATGGAGCTGGAGGATCCGGTGAAGGCCATCCGAGAAATCTCCCGCGACCCGACCGTGAAGCGCAAGGTCAAGCTGGACGACGGCCGGCAGTTGACCGCCGTGGAGATCCAGCGCGTCTATCTGGAGCGCGCTCAGGAATATTTGGAGCAGCAGGACCACGACCCGATCCTGGACGACGTCTGGAAGCGCTGGGGCGCGATTCTGGACAAGCTGGAAGAAGATCCGTGGCAGCTGGTGCGGGAGATCGATTGGGTCACCAAGCGGCACCTCATCCAGTCGTACATCGACAAAAAAGGCTGCGGTTGGGACGATCCGCGGGTGTTCTTGCTGGACCTGCAGTTTCATGACGTGAAACGCACCAGGGGGTTGTACTATCTCATGGAATCCCGCGGTCTGGTCGAGCGGGTGGTGGAGGAAGACGCCGTGCAGCGCGCCATGTCCACGCCGCCGCAGACCACCAGGGCCAAGGTACGGGGCGACTTCATCCGGTTCGCGCGGGCGAAGAACCGGTCGTACACGGTCGATTGGACCTATTTGAAACTCAACGGCTATTGGGAAGAAACGATCCTGTGCATGGACCCCTTCAGCGCGGTGAATCGCCGCGTGGATGAACTGGTCGCCCAGGTGTCGGGACTTCGCTTCTATCGATGA
- a CDS encoding M23 family metallopeptidase: MTSQASRQTECASTKPVRRISSFDRTVIIGVVLLTSVFPVELFSTAPPPPRGSDGQYSGKQGQVLVVKVPHQEEVTEVKGTLLNRTVPFFREYRRGEVPGYVGLVGLDLQDEPGTHELAIVVKKGEEITHLSYNILIAKEKFNVEHLTLPKDKVDLDDKAVARWKQEQEQVKQALTENSASRLWRSPFVEPVSGKRTGIFGSVRVMNGQPRNPHNGEDIGAPLGTDVATTNDGVVRLTVDHFFSGKGIFIDHGMGFYSMYFHLSEVLVKEGDLVKAGQVIGKVGSTGRATGPHLHWGVKLNGARVNPYALLDLPFNSAAASGPSSASASPTTSPVSAEAIPVNE; this comes from the coding sequence ATGACGTCGCAGGCTTCCAGACAGACCGAGTGCGCCTCGACGAAGCCCGTCAGGCGGATCTCGTCCTTCGACCGCACGGTCATCATCGGCGTGGTGCTGTTGACGAGCGTCTTTCCTGTCGAATTGTTCTCCACTGCGCCGCCCCCGCCCAGAGGCAGCGACGGCCAATACAGCGGCAAACAGGGACAGGTGCTCGTGGTCAAGGTGCCGCACCAGGAGGAAGTCACCGAGGTCAAGGGTACGCTCCTCAACCGCACGGTGCCCTTCTTCCGGGAGTACCGGCGGGGTGAGGTTCCCGGCTACGTCGGCCTGGTGGGCCTCGATCTACAAGATGAGCCCGGCACTCACGAACTGGCGATCGTCGTGAAAAAGGGAGAAGAGATCACACACCTGAGTTACAACATCCTGATCGCGAAGGAAAAGTTCAACGTCGAGCATCTCACCCTGCCCAAGGACAAGGTCGATCTGGACGACAAGGCCGTCGCGCGCTGGAAGCAAGAGCAGGAACAGGTGAAACAGGCCCTGACCGAGAATTCCGCCTCGCGACTCTGGCGGAGCCCGTTCGTGGAGCCGGTCAGCGGCAAGCGCACCGGCATTTTCGGGAGCGTCCGGGTCATGAATGGCCAGCCGCGCAATCCCCACAACGGAGAGGACATCGGCGCGCCGTTGGGAACGGACGTCGCGACGACCAACGACGGCGTCGTGCGTCTCACGGTCGATCACTTCTTCTCAGGCAAGGGCATCTTCATCGACCACGGCATGGGCTTCTACAGCATGTACTTCCATCTCTCGGAGGTGTTGGTGAAGGAAGGGGACCTGGTCAAGGCAGGGCAGGTCATCGGCAAGGTCGGATCGACCGGCCGCGCCACCGGTCCGCATCTCCATTGGGGCGTCAAACTAAACGGCGCCCGCGTGAATCCCTACGCGCTGCTTGATCTACCCTTCAACAGCGCCGCCGCGTCCGGTCCATCCAGTGCGTCCGCTTCCCCCACAACCTCGCCCGTCTCTGCAGAGGCCATCCCGGTCAACGAATAA
- a CDS encoding type II toxin-antitoxin system VapC family toxin: MGKGPRRSVRAAGRDQGLKAYLNGVSWGEFFFIVKRQIGAVKAAEALHLLEQLPIELVAVDLPLVREAAEIKSEYAVSYADAFWIATTRRLAATVLTSDPEFHAVEHLITVRWLTG; the protein is encoded by the coding sequence TTGGGAAAAGGTCCGCGGCGCTCTGTACGAGCAGCGGGCCGAGACCAAGGCTTAAAGGCTTATTTGAACGGGGTCAGTTGGGGTGAGTTCTTCTTCATCGTCAAGCGCCAGATCGGCGCAGTGAAGGCCGCTGAAGCCCTACATCTCCTGGAACAATTGCCCATCGAGCTGGTGGCGGTAGATCTGCCATTGGTGCGAGAGGCAGCGGAAATCAAGAGCGAGTATGCGGTCTCCTACGCGGACGCCTTTTGGATCGCCACGACGCGGCGGCTGGCGGCAACGGTCCTGACGAGCGATCCTGAGTTTCATGCGGTCGAGCATCTGATCACCGTTCGGTGGCTGACCGGCTAA
- a CDS encoding AbrB/MazE/SpoVT family DNA-binding domain-containing protein → MPVSQISSKGQILIPRQLRRKLGFKAGGKVQLIEEGGRLVITPAADDPIATATGFLTGTFSLTDDLRREHREEARREQKTRPR, encoded by the coding sequence ATGCCGGTCTCCCAAATTTCATCAAAGGGGCAGATTCTTATTCCTCGGCAACTTCGACGCAAATTGGGCTTCAAGGCCGGAGGCAAGGTCCAGTTGATCGAAGAAGGCGGTCGGTTGGTCATCACCCCCGCGGCCGACGACCCGATTGCGACGGCGACGGGCTTTCTCACAGGCACGTTCTCTCTGACGGACGACCTCCGTCGCGAGCATCGAGAGGAGGCGCGCCGTGAGCAGAAAACTCGTCCTCGATAG
- a CDS encoding GNAT family N-acetyltransferase — protein sequence MIRIRPATEVDFAAVLQVQQAAFGEYATIYEVSAWTTETIDSLKADARDKRILVAEADGAIVGSVRCWTVAGVCVIRLLSVTPDHQRQGIGKLLMQDIERVTTDTHKFYACTMLRTARNIQFFVSLGYRAETMLPNHYHHLDLICFAKYREPPRQ from the coding sequence ATGATTCGCATCAGACCAGCGACTGAAGTTGATTTTGCCGCTGTGCTCCAGGTGCAGCAGGCTGCCTTCGGTGAGTACGCCACAATTTATGAGGTCAGCGCCTGGACCACCGAAACGATCGACAGTCTGAAGGCAGACGCCAGAGACAAACGGATCCTCGTGGCGGAAGCGGACGGAGCCATCGTTGGATCGGTGCGTTGTTGGACGGTGGCCGGTGTCTGCGTCATCCGTCTGCTCTCCGTGACTCCCGATCATCAACGGCAGGGGATTGGAAAGTTGCTGATGCAGGACATCGAACGGGTCACGACCGACACGCACAAATTCTACGCCTGCACGATGCTACGCACCGCCAGAAATATTCAATTCTTTGTAAGTCTCGGCTACAGGGCGGAAACCATGCTGCCCAACCACTACCACCATCTGGACCTCATCTGCTTCGCCAAGTACCGAGAACCGCCCAGGCAGTGA
- a CDS encoding HD domain-containing protein, whose product MKPLLASRIEEALIFATHLHAAQIRKGTEIPYIAHLLGVASPVITHGGNEDETIAALLHDSIEDQGANPALLAAQFGKAVADIVEACTDTDVTPKPPWRARKEKYLPHLAAASPSVKLVAVADKLDNLRAILADYRILGPALWSRFNAGYEDQVWYFRGCAKALQGGPASLVKELETAVQQLEQLGK is encoded by the coding sequence ATGAAACCACTGTTGGCGTCGCGGATCGAAGAAGCCCTGATCTTCGCCACCCATCTCCACGCGGCCCAAATCCGCAAGGGCACAGAAATACCCTACATCGCGCATCTGCTCGGTGTGGCCAGTCCGGTGATTACCCACGGCGGGAACGAGGACGAAACCATTGCGGCCTTGCTTCACGACTCCATCGAGGACCAAGGCGCGAATCCGGCCTTGCTGGCGGCCCAGTTCGGCAAGGCGGTGGCCGACATCGTCGAGGCCTGCACCGATACGGACGTGACGCCGAAGCCACCCTGGCGGGCACGCAAGGAGAAGTATCTCCCGCATCTCGCCGCTGCCTCTCCGTCCGTGAAGCTGGTCGCAGTCGCAGACAAGCTCGACAATCTGCGAGCGATCCTGGCTGACTATCGGATACTTGGACCGGCGCTGTGGAGTCGATTCAACGCCGGGTATGAGGACCAGGTTTGGTACTTCCGCGGCTGCGCGAAGGCCCTGCAGGGCGGGCCAGCCTCGCTGGTGAAGGAGCTGGAAACAGCGGTTCAGCAACTGGAGCAGCTAGGAAAATGA
- a CDS encoding SNF2-related protein yields the protein MVTPYHAKFFAYELTKRCPSDSIEKLASALVDAQVDLNPHQIEAAQFAFRSPLSKGALLADEVGLGKTIEAGLVLSQKWAERKRRVLVITPSNLRKQWHQELQEKFFLPCRILETKSYNQAARQGNVRPFEIHDIVICSYQFARSKAAEISLMRWDLVVIDEAHRLRNVYKPTNVIANTLKQSLKDALKLLLTATPLQNSLLELYGLVSVVDDRIFGDLKSFKEQFANLHNKPTFDILKSRMQPLCKRTLRRQVLPYVRYTKRLPMVQPFTPAESEDRLYHLVSDYLRRDNLQALPASQRTLMTLVLRKLLASSSFAIAGALESMSQRLRERLRQADGPNPLEQALEKDFEALDEIADEWEEEEPSPEPLTEADRKAIQQEIDDLEGFRTLAVSITHNAKGQALLIALRTAFGKASDLGAAQKAIIFTESRRTQEYLLRVLADSPWKDHIVLFNGSNNDEKSKQIYQAWLQRHQGTDRVTGSRSADMRSAIVDYFKEQGQIMIATEAGAEGINLQFCSLVVNYDLPWNPQRIEQRIGRCHRYGQKHDVVVVNFLNQSNEADQHVFRLLSEKFQLFEGVFGASDEVLGAIESGVDFEKRIADIYQRCRTPQEIKTSFDQLQSELGTQIDEAMTRARQLLFEHFDDEVREKLRVSDESSRLYLNRYERILMQLTRFELREHAEFLTDSSFKLQSCPFTGDIPLGLYELPRRTGEAHLYRLAHPLAERVLAQAKGRTLEPAELTFEYGKHDGKVTVVEPYIGKSGVLNVSLLTVEALDQAEDYLICTGVTDSGEVLDEEVVRRLFSLPGTVTESRTTPLDHPSLRTKTEERQDAISRQISKRNAEFFEIEVDKLDAWADDLKVGLEREIKEFDRQIKEARKAAVTALTLEEKVAGHKQIKALEAERGKRRRALFDAQDEIDRRREQLIAEVEGKLQQKVSSEQLFAIRWKVR from the coding sequence ATGGTGACCCCTTACCATGCCAAGTTCTTCGCGTACGAACTTACCAAGCGGTGTCCGTCCGACAGTATCGAGAAACTCGCCAGCGCACTTGTCGATGCACAGGTCGATCTGAATCCCCATCAGATTGAAGCGGCGCAATTCGCGTTTCGGTCGCCTCTTTCGAAAGGCGCGCTTCTCGCCGACGAAGTTGGACTCGGGAAAACCATCGAAGCGGGCCTCGTGCTTTCGCAAAAGTGGGCAGAACGAAAGCGGCGGGTGCTGGTCATTACGCCTTCAAATCTACGCAAGCAGTGGCATCAGGAGCTACAAGAGAAGTTCTTTCTGCCCTGTCGCATTCTGGAAACGAAGTCCTACAACCAGGCCGCCCGGCAAGGAAATGTCCGCCCATTTGAAATTCACGACATCGTCATCTGTTCCTACCAGTTCGCACGTTCGAAGGCGGCGGAGATCAGCCTCATGCGTTGGGATCTGGTTGTCATCGACGAAGCGCATCGCTTGCGGAACGTCTACAAACCCACCAACGTCATTGCCAACACGCTGAAGCAGTCTCTGAAGGACGCGCTCAAGTTGCTCCTGACTGCCACGCCATTACAAAACTCGTTGCTTGAACTCTATGGCCTCGTAAGTGTCGTGGATGACCGGATCTTCGGGGACCTCAAGAGCTTCAAGGAACAGTTTGCCAATCTGCACAACAAGCCGACCTTCGATATCTTGAAATCGCGCATGCAGCCGCTGTGCAAGCGAACGCTGCGTCGCCAAGTCTTGCCTTATGTGCGCTACACCAAGCGCCTGCCGATGGTCCAGCCCTTCACGCCGGCAGAGAGCGAGGACCGGCTCTATCATCTGGTCTCCGACTACCTGCGACGAGACAATCTTCAAGCCCTACCGGCCAGCCAACGGACCCTGATGACTCTTGTGTTGCGGAAGCTCCTGGCCTCGTCCTCCTTCGCGATCGCCGGGGCACTCGAGTCCATGAGTCAACGGCTCCGTGAACGACTGCGCCAGGCCGATGGACCAAACCCACTGGAACAGGCGCTGGAAAAAGATTTCGAGGCACTGGACGAAATCGCCGACGAATGGGAGGAGGAAGAACCCTCACCTGAACCCCTCACCGAAGCAGATCGGAAGGCCATTCAACAGGAGATTGACGACCTCGAAGGCTTCAGGACACTCGCTGTTTCGATTACCCATAACGCCAAGGGGCAAGCCCTGCTGATCGCCTTGCGGACAGCCTTCGGCAAAGCCTCGGATCTCGGCGCAGCCCAGAAAGCCATCATCTTCACCGAATCCAGACGCACGCAGGAGTATCTCCTCCGAGTCCTCGCCGACAGTCCCTGGAAAGACCACATCGTGCTCTTTAACGGCTCCAACAACGACGAGAAATCCAAGCAGATCTATCAAGCGTGGCTCCAGCGTCATCAGGGAACCGACCGAGTCACCGGCTCTCGCTCTGCCGACATGCGCTCTGCCATCGTGGACTATTTCAAGGAGCAGGGCCAAATCATGATCGCCACGGAAGCGGGAGCCGAAGGCATCAATCTCCAATTCTGTTCACTGGTCGTCAACTACGATCTGCCCTGGAATCCGCAGCGGATCGAACAGCGTATCGGCCGCTGCCATCGCTATGGACAAAAGCACGATGTGGTTGTCGTGAACTTCCTGAATCAGTCCAATGAAGCGGACCAGCACGTGTTCCGACTGCTATCCGAAAAATTCCAGCTCTTCGAGGGCGTCTTCGGGGCGAGCGATGAAGTACTGGGTGCCATCGAATCCGGCGTCGATTTCGAGAAGCGCATTGCCGACATCTATCAGCGATGCCGGACTCCACAGGAGATCAAGACCTCGTTCGACCAATTACAGAGCGAACTCGGCACGCAAATCGATGAAGCCATGACCCGCGCCCGCCAACTCCTCTTCGAACACTTCGATGACGAAGTGCGCGAGAAGCTCCGGGTCAGTGACGAGAGCTCCAGGCTGTACTTGAATCGATACGAGCGCATCCTCATGCAACTCACCCGCTTTGAACTGCGCGAGCACGCGGAATTTCTCACCGACTCGTCCTTCAAGCTGCAATCCTGTCCCTTTACAGGCGACATTCCTCTGGGGTTGTATGAACTACCTCGTCGAACGGGAGAAGCCCATCTCTATCGACTCGCGCATCCATTAGCTGAACGGGTCTTGGCGCAAGCGAAAGGCCGTACCCTGGAACCGGCTGAGCTGACCTTCGAGTATGGCAAGCACGACGGCAAAGTCACGGTCGTCGAGCCCTACATTGGGAAGTCTGGCGTCTTGAACGTGTCGCTCTTGACCGTCGAGGCGCTGGATCAGGCGGAGGACTATCTGATTTGCACCGGAGTAACGGATTCCGGTGAGGTGCTTGATGAAGAAGTCGTCAGGCGGCTGTTCTCCCTACCTGGAACAGTGACCGAATCGAGAACAACGCCACTCGACCATCCCTCGCTTCGCACGAAAACCGAAGAACGCCAGGACGCCATCAGCCGACAGATTTCCAAGCGCAATGCCGAATTCTTCGAGATTGAAGTCGATAAACTCGATGCCTGGGCAGACGATCTGAAGGTCGGTCTTGAGCGGGAGATCAAGGAATTCGATCGGCAAATCAAGGAGGCCCGTAAAGCTGCCGTGACGGCACTGACGCTGGAAGAAAAAGTGGCAGGCCACAAACAGATCAAGGCCCTGGAAGCCGAGCGGGGCAAACGCCGCCGGGCCCTGTTCGATGCCCAAGATGAAATCGACCGCCGCAGGGAACAGTTGATTGCCGAGGTTGAGGGGAAACTGCAACAAAAGGTAAGCTCCGAGCAGCTATTCGCCATCCGTTGGAAGGTACGCTGA
- a CDS encoding type IV toxin-antitoxin system AbiEi family antitoxin domain-containing protein, with amino-acid sequence MQPVYYYAILTSMTSAPSSKINRLLKQWPIGAVAVLPWLEKQGAYQQLIHEYEKTAWVRRIGRGAYVRADDKVEWTGGLYALQKQLLLPIHAGGKTALSMQGYAHFLPMGQGPTVVLFGAPDVKLPLWFKQYRWGVKVRYATTNLFVGNGDHGLTQKDMGFYSVSASTPERAMMEVLYEVPKKESYEEATLLMEGLTTLRPRLVQALLENCASVKVKRLFMVLAESCKHAWTKKLDLSHVEFGKGKRMLLKGGRFDSKYRITVPESRV; translated from the coding sequence TTGCAGCCGGTTTACTATTACGCTATTTTAACAAGCATGACTAGTGCTCCAAGTAGCAAAATAAACCGGCTTCTCAAACAATGGCCCATCGGCGCGGTCGCAGTGCTGCCGTGGCTGGAAAAGCAAGGAGCCTATCAGCAACTGATTCATGAATATGAAAAAACCGCCTGGGTACGCCGGATTGGCCGTGGCGCCTATGTCAGGGCGGACGATAAGGTCGAGTGGACCGGTGGTCTCTATGCGCTCCAGAAACAACTCCTCCTTCCCATACACGCAGGGGGGAAAACGGCGCTGTCCATGCAGGGATATGCTCATTTCTTGCCGATGGGGCAAGGCCCCACGGTCGTGTTGTTCGGCGCTCCTGACGTCAAACTTCCGCTGTGGTTCAAGCAATATCGCTGGGGCGTCAAGGTCCGGTATGCGACGACCAATTTGTTCGTCGGCAATGGCGATCATGGTCTGACACAAAAAGATATGGGCTTCTATTCGGTCAGTGCATCGACACCCGAGCGTGCCATGATGGAGGTCCTCTATGAGGTGCCGAAGAAAGAATCGTATGAAGAAGCAACGCTTCTGATGGAGGGGCTGACGACATTGCGACCACGACTGGTTCAGGCCTTGCTCGAAAACTGCGCATCGGTGAAGGTCAAGCGGCTGTTCATGGTGCTGGCTGAAAGCTGCAAGCACGCATGGACGAAGAAGCTTGACCTGTCACATGTCGAGTTCGGCAAGGGGAAGCGCATGCTGCTCAAGGGAGGACGGTTTGACTCCAAGTACCGTATCACGGTGCCGGAGAGCCGGGTGTGA
- a CDS encoding nucleotidyl transferase AbiEii/AbiGii toxin family protein, translated as MLKTIPHVAAETCFALKGGTAINLFVRDMPRLSVDIDLTYLPVEEPRETVLNRLSEALHRIAMAIKRVIPGINVQESHARESKRIAKLIVACGQTRIKIEPNEVIRGAVFPVEERELTERAEKMFERSVTARVLSIPDLYGGKMCAALDRQHPRDLFDVRLLLEHEGVTDEIRKAFVVYLASHDRPISELLDPTRKDIRPVYESEFAGMAVDEIAYEDLIAAREALIETINTALTDDEKVFLISLKEGQPKWNVMGVEGIEQLPAVQWKLKNIRNMSEKKRDESLEKLKRVLGV; from the coding sequence ATGCTGAAAACGATCCCGCATGTCGCCGCGGAAACATGTTTTGCCCTGAAAGGCGGAACCGCGATCAATCTGTTTGTGCGAGACATGCCGCGGCTATCCGTGGACATAGATCTGACGTATCTGCCGGTCGAGGAGCCACGTGAAACCGTGCTGAACAGGCTCAGCGAAGCCCTCCATCGTATTGCGATGGCGATCAAAAGGGTCATTCCAGGCATAAACGTTCAGGAAAGTCACGCGCGGGAATCCAAGCGAATCGCAAAGCTCATCGTGGCGTGCGGCCAGACCAGAATCAAAATTGAGCCGAACGAGGTGATTCGAGGAGCGGTCTTTCCGGTCGAAGAACGTGAGCTGACCGAGCGCGCAGAGAAGATGTTTGAGCGCTCGGTCACCGCGCGCGTCCTCTCAATTCCCGATCTCTATGGAGGCAAGATGTGCGCAGCGTTAGACCGCCAACACCCACGAGATCTCTTTGATGTGAGGCTGCTGCTGGAACACGAGGGGGTAACAGACGAGATACGCAAAGCATTCGTCGTGTATCTCGCCAGCCACGATCGGCCCATCAGCGAACTGCTCGACCCTACACGGAAAGACATACGACCCGTCTACGAAAGCGAGTTCGCAGGCATGGCGGTGGACGAAATCGCGTATGAAGATTTGATCGCGGCCAGAGAGGCGCTCATTGAGACGATCAATACAGCATTGACCGACGACGAGAAGGTCTTTCTCATATCGCTCAAAGAAGGGCAACCGAAGTGGAACGTCATGGGTGTCGAAGGCATTGAGCAACTTCCTGCAGTGCAATGGAAATTGAAGAACATTCGGAACATGAGCGAGAAGAAACGCGACGAGTCCCTGGAGAAACTCAAAAGAGTACTCGGAGTGTGA